Proteins from a single region of Streptomyces sp. Tu 3180:
- a CDS encoding SCO1860 family LAETG-anchored protein, which yields MNSADFRVPARRTHARRLVAVAAATVLATGPAALAGAGPAHATGEHAGAAGAAVLRARLDVSLLDKTVNVPLTASLNEVRAPRSARRTALTARLDGVDGGRPFTVLRAEVADAGATVEGNRAEASTTLARARVHVPGLPLLGLVELEQAGSRAVCEAGRTPLASVTLPGAVTVLGKRVTLAPAGPTEVKVPGVGEVRLELSKTRTTSRTAAATALHLRISVDPLELNVAEVDGTLTLAEATCEAPGGRPAAAGTDPDAGVRPRGARAGQAAPTGAGLAATGGDPATWYVAGGAIALLAAGGTAAALSRRGRRG from the coding sequence TTGAACAGCGCCGACTTCCGCGTGCCCGCACGCCGTACGCATGCACGCCGCCTGGTCGCCGTCGCCGCGGCCACCGTCCTCGCCACCGGTCCCGCCGCGCTGGCCGGCGCGGGCCCCGCGCACGCCACCGGGGAGCACGCCGGCGCCGCCGGCGCCGCCGTGCTGCGCGCCCGGCTCGACGTGTCCCTGCTCGACAAGACCGTGAACGTCCCGCTCACCGCCTCCCTCAACGAGGTCCGAGCGCCGCGGAGCGCGCGGAGGACCGCGCTGACCGCCCGGCTGGACGGTGTGGACGGCGGCCGGCCCTTCACCGTGCTGCGCGCGGAGGTCGCCGACGCCGGGGCGACGGTGGAGGGGAACAGGGCCGAGGCCTCCACCACCCTCGCCAGGGCCCGGGTCCACGTCCCCGGACTGCCGCTGCTCGGGCTCGTCGAGCTCGAGCAGGCCGGCTCCAGGGCGGTCTGCGAGGCCGGGAGGACCCCGCTCGCCTCGGTGACCCTGCCCGGCGCGGTGACGGTGCTCGGCAAACGCGTCACCCTGGCCCCCGCCGGGCCGACCGAGGTGAAGGTGCCGGGCGTCGGCGAGGTGCGGCTGGAACTGTCGAAGACGAGGACCACGTCCCGCACGGCCGCCGCGACCGCACTGCACCTGAGGATCTCCGTCGATCCGCTGGAGCTGAACGTCGCCGAGGTCGACGGCACCCTGACGCTGGCCGAGGCCACGTGCGAGGCGCCCGGCGGCAGGCCGGCCGCCGCGGGCACGGACCCGGACGCCGGCGTCCGGCCCCGGGGAGCACGCGCGGGGCAGGCGGCGCCCACCGGGGCGGGCCTGGCGGCGACCGGCGGCGACCCGGCGACCTGGTACGTGGCGGGCGGCGCGATCGCCCTCCTCGCGGCGGGCGGCACAGCGGCGGCCCTGTCCCGCCGGGGCCGGCGGGGCTGA
- the cobC gene encoding Rv2231c family pyridoxal phosphate-dependent protein CobC, with translation MPIEEHDLRHHGDAEVRDDGAALVDLAVNVRADTPPAWLREHIAASLSGLAAYPDGRAARAAVAARHGLPVERVLLTAGAAEAFVLLARALKVRRPVVVHPQFTEPEAALRDAGHTVDRVLLREADGFRLDPAAVPEEADLVVIGNPTNPTSVLHPAADVARLARHGRTLVVDEAFMDAVPGEREALAGRTDVPGLVVLRSLTKTWGLAGLRIGYLLAAPETVAELERAQPLWPVSTPALAAARACVGTAALAEAARAADRVAADRAHLIEGLRGFAAHGLRVVEPAGGPFVLVRLERAAAVRARLRDLGYAVRRGDTFPGLDGRWLRLAVRDRETVDGFLSALGRALETA, from the coding sequence ATGCCCATTGAGGAGCACGACCTCCGGCACCACGGCGACGCCGAGGTCCGTGACGACGGCGCGGCGCTGGTCGACCTCGCCGTGAACGTCCGCGCGGACACGCCGCCGGCGTGGCTGCGCGAGCACATCGCCGCGTCGCTGTCCGGGCTGGCCGCCTATCCGGACGGGCGGGCCGCGCGGGCGGCGGTGGCGGCGCGGCACGGGCTGCCGGTGGAGCGGGTGCTGCTGACGGCGGGGGCGGCGGAGGCGTTCGTGCTGCTGGCGCGGGCGCTGAAGGTGCGCCGTCCGGTGGTGGTGCATCCGCAGTTCACGGAGCCGGAGGCGGCGCTGCGGGACGCGGGGCACACGGTGGACCGGGTGCTCCTGCGGGAGGCGGACGGCTTCCGGCTGGATCCGGCGGCGGTCCCCGAGGAGGCGGACCTGGTGGTGATCGGCAACCCGACGAACCCGACGTCGGTCCTGCACCCGGCCGCGGACGTCGCCCGGCTCGCCCGGCACGGGCGGACGCTGGTGGTGGACGAGGCGTTCATGGACGCGGTGCCGGGCGAGCGGGAGGCGCTGGCCGGGCGGACGGACGTGCCGGGGCTGGTGGTCCTGCGCAGCCTCACCAAGACGTGGGGGCTGGCCGGGCTGCGGATCGGTTACCTGCTGGCGGCGCCGGAGACCGTCGCGGAGCTGGAGCGCGCCCAGCCGCTGTGGCCGGTGTCCACGCCGGCGCTGGCGGCGGCCCGGGCGTGCGTGGGAACCGCGGCACTCGCGGAGGCGGCCCGGGCGGCCGACCGCGTCGCGGCGGACCGGGCGCACCTGATCGAGGGACTGCGGGGGTTCGCCGCGCACGGACTGCGGGTCGTGGAGCCCGCCGGGGGCCCGTTCGTCCTGGTCCGGCTGGAGCGCGCGGCGGCCGTGCGCGCCCGGCTGCGCGACCTCGGCTACGCGGTGCGCCGCGGGGACACGTTCCCGGGGCTGGACGGGCGGTGGCTGCGGCTGGCGGTACGGGACCGGGAAACGGTGGACGGTTTCCTGAGCGCACTGGGGCGGGCGCTGGAGACCGCCTGA